The DNA segment CACTTGGCCAAGATAGGACTGCGTGAGTGGTCTCGTGGCGTGGGGCTTGCCATCACCCTTGCTCTGAAAAGCCAGATTTGGGAGCGTGGCGAGGTGGTTTGCTTCACTCCCAGCATCCTGATGCGAAAtggggcagtggggggggggggaattgaGAGCAAAGGGGTAGAGAACATTTTGCGAGGTCACAACTGGAAATGATGGGAATTGATAATTCTGGCTCAAAATGCGGCTTGCTGCTCTCAGGTGGCATCTCCAGGTTGGCATCACCTGGTGATGGATTTCTACTGGCTCTCGTGCTGATGGTGCTGACCCATTTTCCATGAAATAATATGAATAAGCAAAGGAGGAGCCgtccctcctgctgcttccctaTCCCTATTCCTATTTAACTCcaccagccactgcagcaaaagaaaaagagttttaatggaagggaaaaaaaaaaatcatttgaaatCCTATTTGAGTGCTCGGATCCCCCTGGGCTGGAAAGATTTTTGATTCTCTTGTTTTCACCAGTttatgtgtttggtttgggttttgtttttattttaatctgggATGCCTAGGGGATAATCCTGTATCCATGAGTTCgaaatgaaaacacattaaagCCTAATGTGAAGAAACACATTAGGGTgtatttccctccccccctttaTATATTAtctgttttttggggggcttttttttttttttgctgccacTCGAGGCAGTTGTTTGGCTGCGTGCTGCGCAGTAGTTTGGAGGAGAGGGGTGAGATGTACCCCAGGTCTGCAGATGATGGTGGTGGTTTAGGGTTGGAGATGAGCACCCTGCACCTCACATGCCTGATTTTGGGGTCCCAtcagggaggggagggatgctAAGGGGTGTCCTGGCTGTCTTCAATCTCCTCTGCTCACCACAGGGGAAGAGAACCAGCCGGGCTGGCTCTGTCCCGATGAAGACAAGAAGAGCAAAGCTCCTTTCTGGTGCCCCATCCTCTCCTGCCACatgcctgccttctcctccaAGGCCCTCGATCTGCAGGTAAGAGCAACAGCCAAGTTCTTCTCCAGCCCCCCCCAACACCTCCTTCCCCTTTACATCCATCATTTTGGGGAATAAAGGCAGAAATCCCATGGCGGATGGGCTGGATGGGGCGGCCAGGCTGGTTGCAAAGGCAGAAATCGGTGCAATCCActctggaaaaattaaaaatacaagttagGCTGTGGCTCGATCCCGAATTTTGGGGCGTGCATGGATACCCTGCATGTGTTAGGGTAATTCGGGGGTGTTGTAACCCCCCCACGCCCCGATCTTTCCTGCAGCTTGGCACTGCCGTGCACAACCCTGTGCAGTCCTCCCTGCTGGGCTTCTCCGCCGTCAGCACCTCGCTGCCGCAGGGCTACCTCTGGGTGAgcaaacccaccccaaaacgGGGCAAAACCTGCCGGGTTTGGGTCATGCTGGCTGCAGACCCCCTCCTCAGCGCTCGTGGCTGGTGCTAACACCCCTTTTCTGCTCCCCGCaggttgggggggggcaggaaggtGCAGGGGGGCAGGTGGAGATCTTCTCCCTCAACCGCGCCGTGCCGCGGACGGTGAAGTCCTTCCCGGTAGCCTCGCCGGTGCTGTGCATGGAGTACATCCCTgaggggggcgaggggggccCGGCGGGCACCCAGGAGCCTCACCCCACCACCGAGCAGCCCCCCGCATCCCCGCATCCCACCGTGTGCTTGGGCTTACAGGATGGCAGGTGAGCCCGCAGCCTCTGCATCCATCCTCCGGTGCGATCGCCAGCACCGAGCCTTGAGGACCAGCACCatctcctgcatctcccccctgttcccccccccccccccccagcatcgCCGTCTACGGCAGCGTGGACACAGGGACGCAGTGCTTGTTGACCTGCAAAAGCCCGGGCATGCAGCCCGTCCTCTGCCTGCGGCACAGCCCCCAGTACCTGTTTGCAGGGCTACAGGATGGAACCGTGGCCGCCTACCCCCGCAGCAACGGTGAGGGCACCCCCGTGCATGCTTTCGGACAGGCTTTGTGGTGGGACCCCTCAAAAGTATGGAGCAGGAGGTTCTTCGTGCCGGCAAGATACGCTGGCTGCTAAAATGGTGATAAATATTTGTCATTATCCCCCTGCTCCCACtatttcattctgctccttgCAGCCCGGGAGAGGGGAAGCTGGTTTACATCGCCAAGACGAATGCAGAAGGGGCTCAGTTTTGGGGGGAAAAGGGTAGAAAACAGTCCTGGGGAGGGGTTGGTACCGCAGCAAAGGGTTTGCTGGGAGGCTGGTTGCACTCGAGGGATGCAGGAGGGGTCTGACACTGGGATGCGCAAGCAATCGGAGCTCTTGGCTTCAAAAAATTTACCTTTTTCATGCTATAAACCGAGCTGATCCCCTCCAAACCTCATCCACACAAAACCTCTTTCCTTCATTAGCTTgattttgggtttattttccctggctccagctggggcCAAGGCTGTGGCTTGCTGAGAGCCTTCCTCCCCAGGGACTCCTCGCCTGGGCTCTTAAATGCCTTTGCTTTGTCGCTAGAGGGTAGGAAAGAGCCTCAAATAATGTCACATTGGCCTATTTTTGGACAAAAACCTTCATTTGCTCCCAGGTaacctgcagagagcagcaccCAAACCAACCCAGAGCCAGTAAAACCACTTCAGTTGCATTTTGGGGTGCTGCGCATCCCCTTTCCAACCTTACCGCAACGGTGCAAGCCAATTAAAGTgcctttaatttaatttcaattgCAGAAAGGCACACTgaaggcagccagctgctggcaggactGCAGGGTGGGGTTTTTAATCTTATCCTTatctttttggaaagaaaaagcttacCTGAAATAGCTTGTTTTTACGTGAAAATTAGGATTTGCTGAAAGATGGCTCGGTTGCAAACTCCTGCTGATGGGAGCAGAGGTCCGAGCGCCCAAAGGGCTCTTTTATCCCTCAGTTCTTAcggttttattaaaaaaaaaaaaaaattgcattggAAATAAGGAAAGGAGAGCAATTATCTATTGAAGCTTCTCAGCCACTGCTGGTGGTGAATTCATCCAAATCCAGGTTGGATGCTGTTCACAGACACTCCAGATCCACCCTGGATGAATCGGCTCTGGAGTGTTGCTtcaagagcaaataaaaaataaattaaaaaatcaatttttggCTTTTCCAGCAAGGAACGTGCCGGAGTGTTGCAGGTGGCCAGTTGTTTGCTGCTAACAAGCTGTTTGCACGGGGTCAAAGGGGCTCTGGGGGGGGTGAAGCTGGGGGTGTGAACTCCCCTCATCCTTGGGGTTGTGGCACGAAGATGCTCAGAGGCAtcctgggtgatgctggggacACAAGGCGTTCGCAGCTGACCCCAGCAGCCCTTTAGGGCAGCTTCAGCTGTATCAAAAgatgattttcctttttgctgagCATCTTCTTGCTCCCCCCTACCCCAATCCTGGCATCTCTGCTCTAGGGGGGCTGTGGGACCTGGCGGAGCAGCCCACCCGCCTGGCTGTGGGTACCGGCCCCGTGCGAGCTCTCCTGACGCTGGATGAGACCCTTTGGGCCAGCTGTGCCAACCAGGTCACTGTCCTCGATGCCACCAGCCTCCGCACCCAGGTAGGGAGCATCGCCGGGACCCCTGTGCTACATCTGCAGGGGGATGCAGAGGTGGCTTTGGGGGGGTCACCGTGGTTTAAGCCCCAAAGGATGCACAGGCACAGGCGCATCCCTGCCTATGCAATGCCCAAACCAAccttttattgctgctttttgctgcttttcattacTTTTGGGTCCCTTCCCTCCAACATGGTGTCACAGGAAGAGGATGCAGAGatgtcttctgcagctgcatAAACAGGGAGTGCTGAATagttgctttttccttttaaaaaatccctttctcccacctttaattttcacatttagtGCCCAAACTTAGTTTGCATGTATTAGCTGTCGTAAATCCAGCCTAACGGCGGTGCCGGGGATGAATAATGCATCGGGGACTGGATTCGCTTTCAgtctctgattttatttatgacAGGAGCTGGGTGGGaatttttgcagaagaaaagtgatgggggaggaaaaaaacgGTGGTGGTGGGATGCTTGGGGGATGGTATAAATGGTATTTGATGGAGAGCTGTGTAGTGTAGGGTCTTGGGTCTGCCTGGGTGGGACCAGAGACTCGGGAATAAACCCcctgtggggtgggggatgaGGGGGACATCACCTAAAAGTCTCTCTTTACCGCTGGTTTGGGCTGGTTTGGGGGGGATGCTCTGTGCTGGTCCTCTCTGGGAAGGGGGTTGATACCAgctcctctttatttttttttttttaatacgcatatcaaataaattttaaggcaaaaaaatgtCTCGAAGCCATAGGAGAGGGAGGGTGAAGTTGCTGCCTGCAGGTTTCTCCCCCAGTGATTTAACCCTTTGATGCTGACGTGTTTTTATCCCTCAATCCTGCCcgcagcccaggctgcagcatgggCAACTTTTTGGATGCAAGaagatgtttttcctgcagtttgcATCCTGTGTCTGGTAGGGAAATGCTCTGGCGGGGAGTTTGGGAAGCAGATGGACCAGTCCGTGATCCCCAAAGAGCTCTTGCAAGGGGGCTGAGCCTTGTCACTGTTTTTTGTCGTtggaggggagcaggaaggTCTTGTCCCACCTTGGGGTGGATTTGGCAGATGCAGCTCATCAGGCAAATGAgtcttttaaagaagaaaaagaaggtggaGGGGGTGGGAAACGCTGTGTTAtcatccaaaaaaaaccccgagGGGTTTGGAGATGGGCTGGTTTTGGTGTCCTCTGGCCAGAGCTGGCGAGGATGGGGGGACCTCACGGTCACTCTGGTCCCCTCCCCATGCAGCTCCTGGAGAGAgcccaaggcagcagcagttttaGGGAGCAActttttgatttcatttttgcaaTTCCCCTTCTGGTAGCAAACCTTCGAGGCCCACCCGGACACGGAGGCCAGCGTCACGCACATGATCAAGGCGGGCAGCGGGGTCTGGATGGCCTTTTCCTCAGGCTCCTCCATCCGCCTCTTCCACACCGAGACGCTGGAGCATCTGCAGGAGATCAATATTGCCACCAGGACCACCTTCGTCCTCCCGGGTGAGCTGCCCTTTCTCCCTGGCTCTTAATTGCAATTAATGGGCAAGGTGGGGCATCACCCCATGGGtgtgttgctttgctttatgGCTGTGCTGATGTGCAGAGAAACTGTGAGGAATTTATTTGGTTAATGGTGTAAAGATTTGAGCTTGGGCCTCTGGGGTCTCTCCTCATTGAATGCAGAGACAGAGCCAGTGGTGCCTTTGCATCCGTGCGcacatccctgcatcccacctTTGCACCCGTTGCTCCCATGTGTGCACCTTATCCGTACAGCCCACCCTTGTGTGTGCACGTGCATCCGCTCACCCCGTGTGTGCACCCACTCACCTCAGAGGCGCACCTCCTCTTTGCATCCGTGCACCCCACCCTTGCACAAGTGTGTGCACCCCATGCACCCcatctttgcagccctgcaCCCATGCACCCCATCTTTGCACCCGTTCACTCTTGCACCCCATTTTTGCACCCCTGCACCCTTGCACCCCATCTTTGCACTGCGTGTGCATCCTCACATGCCTCCTCAGACACACGTGCATCCCCATGCATGCATCCTTGCACCACATCCTTGCACCCCTGCACACATCTATGCGTGCACCCCACTGCCGTTACCCTGTGcaccccttttttccccaccttaCCATCCAGCACCATCTCCCCGCTGTGTCCACCCACCCGGCTCTCGCCTGCCCCAGGCTTGCAAGGTTGGCTCTCCCCTAGTTCCAGCTACAGAGCAACATAATTGTGTAATTAGTTATAAGCACGATACTCATGTAAgtcacttttcccttttttttttttttttttttagggcatgttaaaatatttatcacttccttttcttcctgggCGAGTGAGCGTTGGGTATTAATGCGTTTTTGAACTTGCGCTCCCTCATCCTTTTTAACTCGACAGGTCATTAATAAAgtcctcctggagaaactggagTTGCATCTCCGCAGATATATTGCTTTGCCGAGTTCGACGCCGTGCAGCGCTAAGTCCTGgcaataaaatattcatttgcCATTAGAagtctcactttttttttttttttctccccctcctttttttgtttatatttgtaGTGCTTTCCTTGGCGTGGAGACCTTTGTGCAAAGATGCTGCTTGGTTCTGAGGGGCTCTGGAGTGTGTTCCCCATGAAAAATCCACTGGTGATGGGTTATTTGCGAAGATGCTGCTGTAAAATCATCCCTcaccctctttttttaattttttttctttccccgCTCATGCAGGTCAAAAACATGTCCGTGTCACCAGCCTGCTCATCTGCCAGGGTTCGCTTTGGGTGGGCACTGACCAGGGCATCATCGTGCTGCTGCCCGTGCCCCGCTTGGAGGGCATCCCCAAAATCACTGGTGAGCACCCACAaaccccctccctgggcagaTGCATCCTTATTTTGGGGCTTGTTTTTAGcaacccccccttttttttggcaggaaaaGGCATGGTGTCCCTCAATGGGCACGGTGGCCCCGTGGAGTTTTTGGCAGTGGCGCTGAGCACCCTGGCACCCGATGTGCTGAAGGgtgatgaggaggaggaagaggagggtgagGAAGAGAAACCCCCAGAACTGGATGGTCCCCCACCTcgggaaatgagaaaaaaagggattttattACAATACCGCTTGCGATCCACCtcccacctccccgggcagctGCTGTCGGTGCGGGAAGCGCCCACGGGTGGCACGCCGGCGCACACGGAGGAGGACGGCTCCATCTATGAGATGGCTGATGACCCCGACGTCTGGGTGCGGAGCCGACCCTGTGCCCGTGACACCCCACGCAAGGAGATCTCCTCGGTGGCCATCGTTTCGGGGGGCCGGGGTTACCGTAACTTCAACGCTGAATCGCCGCGCCGGGGAAGCGATGCCGACAGCACCCTGCTCATCTGGCAGGTGCCATTGATGCTATAGCACCGCGGGACCCCCCCCACCCATCCACCCGGCACCTACCTCAAAAAGCCACCCAAAAGCTGCCGGGGGTGGTCCTGCCCTGGGTGCATCACCCtttagttttttttaaggaggaaaagactgaaaaatgggcttttttgctttttttcttcccccccccccccccccccccccaagaaaacagctttgtgcATGGGGAGAGGGGAGTTTTTAATGGCAGGAACGGCAACCTCCCTGCGGGCTTTGGAGGTGCCG comes from the Falco rusticolus isolate bFalRus1 chromosome 3, bFalRus1.pri, whole genome shotgun sequence genome and includes:
- the ARHGEF10L gene encoding rho guanine nucleotide exchange factor 10-like protein isoform X3, which codes for MTQLMKAAKSGTKDGLEKTKIAVMRKVTFLHRKEAPGDSEEEDTGFLEVTVSDMKHPPPELGPMPEGLSPQQVVRRHILGSIVQSERSYVDSLKRILQDYRNPLMEMEPKVLSARKCQVVFFRLKEILQCHSMFQIALASRVAEWDSAEKIGDLFVASFSKSMVLDVYSDYVNNFTTAMSLIKKACLTKPAFLDFLKKRQMASADRVTLYGLMVKPIQRFPQFILLLQDMLKNTPKGHADRLSLQLALTELETLAEKLNEQKRLADQVAEIQQLSKSISDRSSLNKLLSSGQRQLLLCETLTETVYGDRGQLIKSKERKVFLLNDMLVCANINFKGQLEISSLVPLGPKYVVKWSTALPQVQVVEVGQESGAYDKDNVVIHNAGAKKHAPAGQASHNKVYLGPPRLFQELQDLQKDLAVVEQITLLISTLHGTYQNLNMTVAQDWCLALQRMMKVKEEEIHSANKCRLRLLLPGKPDKSGRPISVMVVFITPNPLSKISWVNRLHLAKIGLREENQPGWLCPDEDKKSKAPFWCPILSCHMPAFSSKALDLQLGTAVHNPVQSSLLGFSAVSTSLPQGYLWVGGGQEGAGGQVEIFSLNRAVPRTVKSFPVASPVLCMEYIPEGGEGGPAGTQEPHPTTEQPPASPHPTVCLGLQDGSIAVYGSVDTGTQCLLTCKSPGMQPVLCLRHSPQYLFAGLQDGTVAAYPRSNGGLWDLAEQPTRLAVGTGPVRALLTLDETLWASCANQVTVLDATSLRTQQTFEAHPDTEASVTHMIKAGSGVWMAFSSGSSIRLFHTETLEHLQEINIATRTTFVLPGQKHVRVTSLLICQGSLWVGTDQGIIVLLPVPRLEGIPKITGKGMVSLNGHGGPVEFLAVALSTLAPDVLKGDEEEEEEGEEEKPPELDGPPPREMRKKGILLQYRLRSTSHLPGQLLSVREAPTGGTPAHTEEDGSIYEMADDPDVWVRSRPCARDTPRKEISSVAIVSGGRGYRNFNAESPRRGSDADSTLLIWQVPLML
- the ARHGEF10L gene encoding rho guanine nucleotide exchange factor 10-like protein isoform X4 produces the protein MWKKRPSLHCDAALARSPSSSSAASASGDSEEEDTGFLEVTVSDMKHPPPELGPMPEGLSPQQVVRRHILGSIVQSERSYVDSLKRILQDYRNPLMEMEPKVLSARKCQVVFFRLKEILQCHSMFQIALASRVAEWDSAEKIGDLFVASFSKSMVLDVYSDYVNNFTTAMSLIKKACLTKPAFLDFLKKRQMASADRVTLYGLMVKPIQRFPQFILLLQDMLKNTPKGHADRLSLQLALTELETLAEKLNEQKRLADQVAEIQQLSKSISDRSSLNKLLSSGQRQLLLCETLTETVYGDRGQLIKSKERKVFLLNDMLVCANINFKGQLEISSLVPLGPKYVVKWSTALPQVQVVEVGQESGAYDKDNVVIHNAGAKKHAPAGQASHNKVYLGPPRLFQELQDLQKDLAVVEQITLLISTLHGTYQNLNMTVAQDWCLALQRMMKVKEEEIHSANKCRLRLLLPGKPDKSGRPISVMVVFITPNPLSKISWVNRLHLAKIGLREENQPGWLCPDEDKKSKAPFWCPILSCHMPAFSSKALDLQLGTAVHNPVQSSLLGFSAVSTSLPQGYLWVGGGQEGAGGQVEIFSLNRAVPRTVKSFPVASPVLCMEYIPEGGEGGPAGTQEPHPTTEQPPASPHPTVCLGLQDGSIAVYGSVDTGTQCLLTCKSPGMQPVLCLRHSPQYLFAGLQDGTVAAYPRSNGGLWDLAEQPTRLAVGTGPVRALLTLDETLWASCANQVTVLDATSLRTQQTFEAHPDTEASVTHMIKAGSGVWMAFSSGSSIRLFHTETLEHLQEINIATRTTFVLPGQKHVRVTSLLICQGSLWVGTDQGIIVLLPVPRLEGIPKITGKGMVSLNGHGGPVEFLAVALSTLAPDVLKGDEEEEEEGEEEKPPELDGPPPREMRKKGILLQYRLRSTSHLPGQLLSVREAPTGGTPAHTEEDGSIYEMADDPDVWVRSRPCARDTPRKEISSVAIVSGGRGYRNFNAESPRRGSDADSTLLIWQVPLML